One Streptomyces sp. NBC_00554 DNA segment encodes these proteins:
- a CDS encoding protein kinase has protein sequence MAQGSPQSGVGRIIAGRYELTDQVGSGGMGHVWLAHDRRLDCDVALKEIRFRSAPGAGEEHESRIARARAEARHAAVLRGHPHVVTVHDVLEHEGLPWIVMEYVAGAEDLRDRLARRGPLAPDECARIGLAVLDALTAGHERGIMHRDVKPANILLAPDRTGAPGSRVLLTDYGISVQPDSAETRWTLTSILVGTAGYLAPERATGGPPTAAADLFSLGCTLYFGVEGFGPFDRDTDLAAVTAVVLEEPPPPQRAGALGPVIEALLTKDPALRISAEDTAAALARIITPQPHPSTQVDGGSQPPWAGLVTSDGTPASLLPPGATPPGRSSGGPAQDQGLAAPGPYTPPAHATPSPAPSPTAHPAYAPTSQAPAAPAAYGSRPGQVFGPPPPSNPSTPQPGHGYGPPWSGGPPTPVSGPSGRRRRKRPLLLQGLAALLLALGLAAGGVWYAMANKPVKPYGGTVGLSEPLRKGDCVRGDPPPSSVAGVPPLTLDPSCKDMVPDGQVMALYKTASYEEASKRGAARCEELTEETAGKLAWNVRSMAVVPTREGFDATGGNVACLLVGKHGPVYGPLGELRPYGMTFEDATQIQREDCLGHVDGDARANTHYDLVACDKEHMGRVVQITHLKSVSPGQDPDKEADKQCAKDAPPEEFDYSSDQYWSHGLRSTGLWAKKYYLVVCAVEHLDKTLMRGGE, from the coding sequence ATGGCACAAGGATCACCACAGTCGGGAGTGGGCCGGATCATCGCCGGCCGGTACGAGCTCACGGACCAGGTGGGCTCCGGCGGGATGGGCCATGTCTGGCTCGCCCACGACCGGCGGCTCGACTGCGACGTCGCGCTCAAGGAGATCAGGTTCCGCTCGGCGCCGGGGGCCGGTGAGGAGCACGAGTCCCGGATCGCACGGGCCCGCGCCGAGGCCCGGCACGCGGCGGTGCTGCGGGGGCACCCGCATGTGGTGACCGTGCACGACGTCCTGGAGCACGAGGGTCTGCCGTGGATCGTGATGGAGTACGTGGCGGGAGCGGAGGACCTGCGCGACCGGCTGGCGCGGCGCGGCCCGCTGGCCCCCGACGAGTGCGCCCGGATCGGCCTCGCGGTCCTGGACGCGCTGACCGCCGGTCATGAACGCGGCATCATGCACCGGGACGTCAAACCCGCCAACATCCTGCTCGCGCCGGACCGCACGGGCGCGCCCGGCTCCAGGGTCCTGCTCACCGACTACGGCATCTCCGTCCAGCCGGACTCCGCCGAGACGCGCTGGACCCTGACGTCCATCCTGGTGGGCACGGCCGGATATCTGGCGCCGGAGCGTGCCACGGGCGGGCCGCCGACCGCGGCGGCCGATCTCTTCTCGCTGGGCTGCACCCTGTACTTCGGTGTGGAGGGCTTCGGTCCGTTCGACCGCGACACCGATCTCGCCGCGGTCACCGCCGTGGTCCTGGAGGAGCCGCCGCCGCCACAGCGGGCCGGGGCCCTGGGGCCCGTCATCGAGGCGCTGCTGACCAAGGATCCCGCGCTGCGGATCTCGGCGGAGGACACGGCGGCGGCGCTCGCCCGGATCATCACGCCCCAGCCGCACCCGAGTACCCAGGTGGACGGAGGGTCGCAACCGCCCTGGGCGGGGCTCGTCACCTCAGACGGGACTCCGGCGAGCCTGCTTCCGCCGGGTGCGACACCACCGGGCCGCAGCTCCGGCGGCCCGGCCCAGGACCAGGGCCTCGCCGCACCCGGCCCCTACACCCCGCCCGCCCACGCCACTCCGTCCCCTGCTCCCTCCCCCACCGCCCACCCCGCATACGCCCCCACGTCCCAGGCACCCGCCGCCCCGGCCGCGTACGGCTCACGGCCGGGCCAGGTCTTCGGCCCACCGCCGCCCAGCAACCCGAGCACCCCGCAGCCCGGTCACGGCTACGGCCCGCCCTGGTCCGGAGGCCCGCCCACTCCGGTATCCGGCCCCTCGGGCAGGCGTCGCCGCAAACGCCCCCTCCTGCTGCAAGGCCTTGCGGCGCTGCTCCTCGCGCTGGGACTCGCCGCGGGCGGGGTCTGGTACGCCATGGCGAACAAGCCCGTGAAACCGTACGGCGGCACGGTCGGACTCTCCGAACCGCTCCGGAAGGGCGACTGCGTCCGGGGCGATCCGCCGCCCTCCTCCGTGGCCGGGGTGCCTCCGCTCACGCTCGATCCGAGCTGCAAGGACATGGTCCCGGACGGGCAGGTGATGGCGCTGTACAAGACCGCCTCGTACGAGGAGGCGAGCAAGCGGGGAGCGGCCCGGTGCGAGGAGCTGACGGAGGAGACCGCGGGGAAACTCGCGTGGAACGTACGGAGCATGGCGGTGGTGCCCACGCGCGAGGGCTTCGACGCCACCGGCGGCAATGTCGCCTGCCTGCTGGTCGGGAAGCACGGGCCGGTGTACGGCCCGCTGGGCGAGCTGCGCCCGTACGGGATGACCTTCGAGGACGCGACCCAGATACAGCGGGAGGACTGCCTCGGCCATGTGGACGGGGACGCGCGTGCGAACACGCACTACGACCTGGTCGCCTGCGACAAGGAGCACATGGGGCGGGTCGTGCAGATCACGCACCTCAAGAGCGTCTCGCCCGGCCAGGACCCCGACAAAGAGGCGGACAAGCAGTGCGCGAAGGACGCCCCGCCGGAGGAGTTCGACTACAGCTCCGACCAGTACTGGAGTCATGGTCTGCGCAGCACAGGGCTGTGGGCCAAGAAGTACTACCTCGTGGTCTGCGCCGTCGAGCACCTCGACAAGACCCTGATGCGCGGAGGCGAGTAG
- a CDS encoding cytochrome c oxidase assembly protein: MDHSGHGTTMDLPPFTLGRGLEWSADPFFLVACLVGLALYGWGVVRLTRRGDKWSVGRTISFVIGVLTVMLVMCTRLNDYGMVMFSVHMVQHMVISMLSPILILLGAPITLALRALPVASKRGAKGPRELLLMFLHSRYMRIITHPAFTIPLFIASLYGLYFSPIFDFLMGSKVGHITMMCHFLAVGLVFFWPIMGVDPGPQRPGYLIRMLELFAGMPFHAFFGIALMMASGPMVETYKNPPASLGIDALADQNAAGGIAWAFSEIPSVLVLLALLFQWYASESRQARRTDRAADRDGDKELEAYNAYLASLNARSR; encoded by the coding sequence ATGGATCACAGCGGGCACGGCACGACCATGGATCTGCCGCCGTTCACGCTGGGGCGGGGGCTCGAGTGGTCCGCGGACCCGTTCTTCCTCGTCGCCTGCCTGGTGGGGCTCGCGCTGTACGGCTGGGGGGTCGTGCGGCTGACGCGGCGCGGCGACAAGTGGTCGGTGGGCCGCACCATCTCCTTCGTCATCGGTGTGCTGACCGTGATGCTCGTGATGTGTACCAGGCTGAACGACTACGGCATGGTCATGTTCAGCGTGCACATGGTGCAGCACATGGTGATCAGCATGCTGTCGCCCATCCTGATCCTGCTCGGGGCGCCGATCACGCTGGCGCTGCGCGCGCTGCCGGTCGCGTCGAAGCGTGGCGCCAAGGGGCCCCGTGAGCTGCTGCTGATGTTCCTGCACAGCCGGTACATGCGGATCATCACGCACCCCGCGTTCACGATCCCGCTGTTCATCGCGAGCCTCTACGGGCTGTACTTCTCACCGATCTTCGACTTCCTGATGGGCTCCAAGGTGGGGCACATCACGATGATGTGCCACTTCCTCGCCGTCGGCCTAGTCTTCTTCTGGCCGATCATGGGCGTGGACCCGGGGCCGCAGCGGCCCGGCTATCTGATCCGGATGCTGGAGCTGTTCGCGGGCATGCCGTTCCACGCCTTCTTCGGCATCGCGCTGATGATGGCGTCCGGGCCGATGGTCGAGACGTACAAGAACCCGCCCGCCTCGCTCGGCATCGACGCGCTCGCCGACCAGAACGCGGCGGGCGGCATCGCCTGGGCGTTCAGCGAGATCCCCTCCGTCCTCGTACTGCTCGCGCTGCTCTTCCAGTGGTACGCCTCCGAGAGCAGGCAGGCCCGCCGCACGGACCGGGCCGCGGACCGCGACGGCGACAAGGAACTCGAGGCGTACAACGCCTATCTGGCCTCACTCAACGCACGTAGTCGCTGA
- a CDS encoding LytTR family DNA-binding domain-containing protein: MLRALAVDDEQPSLEELLYLLNADPRVAGAEGASDATEALRRINRALESGPDGPEAIDVVFLDINMPGLDGLDLARLLTGFAKPPLVVFVTAHEGFAVQAFDLKAVDYVLKPVRRERLAEAVRRAAQLMDAAPLIPVHEPDPDHISVELGGVTRFVAVEDITHVEAHGDYARLHTAQGTHLVRIPLSTLEERWRSRGFVRIHRRHLVALRHIGELRLDAGTVSVLVDSVELQVSRRHARELRDLLLRRTTS, from the coding sequence ATGCTGCGCGCCCTCGCCGTCGACGACGAACAACCGTCCCTCGAGGAACTCCTGTATCTGCTGAACGCCGATCCCCGGGTCGCCGGCGCCGAGGGCGCGAGCGACGCGACCGAGGCGCTGCGCCGGATCAACCGGGCGCTGGAGTCCGGCCCGGACGGCCCGGAGGCGATCGACGTCGTCTTCCTCGACATCAACATGCCCGGACTCGACGGCCTCGACCTGGCCCGGCTGCTCACCGGATTCGCCAAGCCGCCGCTCGTCGTGTTCGTCACCGCCCACGAGGGCTTCGCCGTCCAGGCCTTCGACCTCAAGGCCGTCGACTACGTCCTGAAGCCGGTACGCAGAGAGCGCCTCGCCGAGGCCGTACGCCGGGCCGCCCAGCTCATGGACGCCGCCCCGCTGATACCCGTGCACGAACCCGACCCGGACCACATATCCGTCGAGCTCGGCGGGGTGACCCGCTTCGTGGCCGTCGAGGACATCACCCACGTCGAGGCACACGGCGACTACGCGCGTCTGCACACCGCCCAGGGCACCCACCTCGTACGCATCCCGCTGTCCACCCTCGAAGAGCGCTGGCGCTCCCGGGGCTTCGTCCGCATCCACCGCCGCCATCTCGTCGCCCTGCGCCACATAGGCGAACTCCGGCTTGACGCGGGCACGGTGAGCGTCCTCGTGGACTCCGTCGAACTCCAGGTCAGCCGCCGTCACGCCCGCGAACTGCGCGACCTGCTGCTGCGCCGGACCACGAGCTGA
- a CDS encoding Lrp/AsnC family transcriptional regulator codes for MSSKPAMFDDIDRKIITALMANARTSFAEIGAAVGLSATAVKRRVDRLRETGVITGFTATVKPAALGWRTEAYVEVYCEGAAPPRRIAEVVRNYPEIAAAMTVTGGADALLHVRATDVEHFEEVLERIRDEPFIRKTISYMVLSHLLPEAPEAGATHPAPGDASNMR; via the coding sequence ATGAGCAGCAAGCCCGCGATGTTCGACGACATCGACCGCAAGATCATCACAGCCTTGATGGCGAACGCGCGGACCAGTTTCGCGGAGATCGGCGCGGCGGTCGGGCTCTCGGCCACGGCGGTCAAGCGCCGTGTGGACCGGCTGCGCGAGACCGGCGTGATCACCGGGTTCACGGCCACGGTGAAGCCGGCGGCGCTCGGCTGGCGTACGGAGGCGTACGTGGAGGTGTACTGCGAGGGCGCGGCCCCGCCCCGGCGGATTGCCGAGGTCGTGCGCAACTACCCCGAGATCGCCGCGGCCATGACCGTGACCGGCGGTGCGGACGCGCTGCTGCACGTACGGGCCACCGATGTGGAGCACTTCGAGGAGGTGCTTGAGCGGATCAGGGACGAGCCGTTCATCCGGAAGACGATCAGCTACATGGTGCTGTCCCATCTGCTGCCGGAGGCTCCGGAGGCGGGGGCGACCCACCCCGCCCCGGGTGACGCATCAAACATGCGCTGA
- the ddaH gene encoding dimethylargininase gives MPDSRVQRPRRFLVCEPRHFAVQYAINPWMHPDTPVDVDLARDQWQALIRAYRTHGHTVDSVEPVADLPDMVFAANSALVLAGRVFGSYFHAPQRRPESSAYETWFKSAGFDVYRPESVCEGEGDLIPVGRYVLAGTGFRTTREAHREVQEFFGVPVISLQLVDPLFYHLDTALFVLDDENICYYPEAFSPGSREVLARLFPDAVLATREDAMAFGLNSVSDGRHVFVSPGAEALAGRLADHGYVPVPVDLSEFHKAGGGIKCCTQEIRS, from the coding sequence GTGCCCGACAGCCGTGTGCAACGCCCCCGGCGTTTTCTCGTCTGCGAACCCAGACACTTCGCCGTGCAGTACGCGATCAATCCCTGGATGCACCCGGACACACCCGTGGACGTGGACCTCGCCCGCGACCAGTGGCAGGCGCTGATCCGCGCCTACCGCACCCACGGCCACACCGTCGACTCCGTCGAGCCGGTCGCCGACCTCCCGGACATGGTGTTCGCGGCGAACTCCGCGCTCGTCCTGGCGGGCCGCGTCTTCGGCTCGTACTTCCATGCCCCCCAGCGCCGCCCCGAGTCCTCGGCGTACGAGACCTGGTTCAAGTCGGCCGGCTTCGACGTCTACCGCCCGGAGTCGGTGTGCGAGGGCGAGGGCGATCTGATCCCCGTGGGCAGGTACGTCCTGGCCGGCACCGGATTCCGTACGACCCGCGAGGCCCATCGCGAGGTGCAGGAGTTCTTCGGCGTCCCTGTGATCAGCCTCCAGCTGGTGGACCCGCTCTTCTACCACCTGGACACCGCGCTGTTCGTGCTCGACGACGAGAACATCTGCTACTACCCGGAGGCGTTCTCGCCCGGCAGCCGCGAGGTGCTCGCGCGGCTCTTCCCGGACGCGGTGCTCGCCACCCGCGAGGACGCCATGGCCTTCGGCCTCAACTCCGTCTCCGACGGCCGGCACGTCTTCGTCTCGCCGGGCGCCGAGGCGCTCGCCGGCCGGCTCGCGGACCACGGTTACGTCCCTGTCCCCGTCGACCTCTCGGAGTTCCACAAGGCCGGCGGCGGAATCAAGTGCTGCACTCAGGAGATCCGCTCATGA
- a CDS encoding cation acetate symporter, with protein sequence MDQNYAVPAVALVVVATVLVGAFGLRISRTTSDFYVASRTVGPRLNAAAISGEYLSAASFLGIAGLVLVQGPDMLWYPVGYTAGYLVLLLFVAAPLRRSGAYTLPDFAEARLGSQAVRRLAGAFVVGVGWLYLLPQLQGAGLTLAVLTDAPDWFGGVLVAVVVVATVAAGGMRSITFVQAFQYWLKLTALLVPALFLVLAWQSDGAPRDAFDEPAAFREQSVVRVDDSLDLKLSQPLGVTATGTVDGRRYEDERVELPAGVHHIQRGTRLTFTKGDPVPAADRGSNGGMSTSLASGREERPLYATYGLILATFLGTMGLPHVVVRFYTSPHGVAARRTTVAVLGLIGAFYLLPPVYGALGRLYAPELTLTGQADAAVLLLPDRMIGGVGGDLLGALVAGGAFAAFLSTASGLTMAVAGVLTQDVLPSRGVRHFRLGTVLAMAVPAAASMLVGGLPVADAVGLAFAVSASSFCPLLVLGIWWRRLTPPGAAAGMLIGGGSALVAVGATMAGFPGTGPLHALLAWPALWSVPLGFVTMIVVSLATPGRVPVGTAAILARFHLPEELARGQVRAEAKA encoded by the coding sequence GTGGACCAGAACTACGCCGTCCCCGCGGTCGCCCTGGTGGTCGTGGCGACCGTCCTGGTCGGCGCGTTCGGCCTGCGCATCTCCCGGACCACCTCCGACTTCTACGTCGCCTCGCGCACCGTGGGGCCACGGCTCAACGCCGCCGCGATCAGCGGCGAATACCTCTCCGCCGCTTCCTTCCTGGGCATCGCGGGCCTGGTGCTCGTCCAGGGCCCCGACATGCTCTGGTACCCCGTCGGCTACACGGCCGGCTATCTCGTCCTGCTTCTGTTCGTCGCCGCCCCGCTACGCCGCTCCGGCGCGTACACCCTGCCCGACTTCGCGGAAGCCCGGCTCGGCTCACAGGCCGTGCGGCGCCTCGCCGGTGCCTTCGTCGTCGGTGTCGGCTGGCTGTATCTGCTGCCCCAACTGCAGGGCGCGGGACTGACGTTGGCCGTGCTGACAGACGCGCCCGACTGGTTCGGCGGGGTGCTCGTAGCGGTCGTCGTGGTCGCCACCGTCGCCGCGGGCGGCATGCGCAGCATCACCTTCGTGCAGGCCTTCCAGTACTGGCTCAAACTCACCGCCCTGCTGGTCCCCGCGCTCTTCCTGGTCCTCGCCTGGCAGAGCGACGGCGCCCCGCGCGACGCCTTCGACGAACCCGCCGCCTTCCGCGAGCAGAGCGTCGTCCGCGTCGACGACAGCCTCGACCTGAAGCTCTCCCAGCCGCTGGGCGTCACCGCGACGGGTACCGTCGACGGTCGACGGTACGAGGACGAGCGGGTCGAACTCCCGGCAGGCGTCCACCACATCCAGCGCGGCACCCGGCTGACCTTCACCAAGGGTGACCCGGTCCCGGCGGCCGACCGCGGCAGCAATGGCGGCATGTCCACCTCGCTGGCCTCGGGCCGCGAGGAACGCCCCCTGTATGCCACGTACGGACTGATCCTCGCCACCTTCCTCGGCACGATGGGACTGCCCCACGTGGTCGTCCGCTTCTACACCAGCCCGCACGGCGTCGCCGCCCGCCGCACCACGGTCGCCGTACTCGGCCTGATCGGCGCCTTCTACCTCCTCCCGCCCGTCTACGGCGCGCTGGGCAGGCTCTACGCCCCCGAGCTCACCCTCACCGGGCAGGCGGACGCCGCCGTACTGCTGCTGCCCGACCGGATGATCGGCGGAGTCGGCGGCGACCTCCTGGGCGCGCTGGTCGCGGGCGGGGCCTTCGCGGCGTTCCTGTCGACCGCGTCCGGACTGACCATGGCCGTGGCCGGCGTGCTCACCCAGGATGTGCTGCCCTCGCGCGGAGTACGGCACTTCAGGCTGGGCACCGTGCTCGCCATGGCGGTGCCGGCCGCGGCGAGCATGCTCGTGGGCGGGCTGCCGGTCGCCGACGCCGTCGGGCTCGCCTTCGCCGTGTCCGCGTCCTCGTTCTGCCCGCTGCTCGTCCTCGGCATCTGGTGGCGGCGGCTGACCCCGCCGGGCGCGGCCGCCGGAATGCTGATCGGCGGCGGCTCCGCCCTCGTCGCCGTCGGCGCGACCATGGCGGGCTTTCCGGGCACCGGTCCGCTGCACGCCCTGCTCGCCTGGCCCGCACTCTGGTCGGTGCCGCTCGGGTTCGTGACGATGATCGTGGTGTCCCTCGCCACGCCGGGGCGGGTGCCGGTGGGCACCGCGGCGATCCTGGCGCGCTTCCATCTGCCGGAGGAGCTGGCCCGGGGCCAGGTGCGGGCGGAGGCCAAGGCATGA
- a CDS encoding DUF6777 domain-containing protein encodes MTFRVSMQRAGLTAAHRIALLLVGVLMVSGCSKSEQLSVVRAIAAGISQANPFFSEDGSLGKDMSLPEARPSGGIQASNSPGLYGGATGGDDGGDDGATGGDDGSSGQGDDDGATGEFGGSTKPGTCDAEKLKNFLTDSKNSAKAQEWARVRNISTDEIPGHIDQLTPVVLRHDTLVTNHEYKDGKAVPFDALLQTGIAILVDPQGLPAVKCSCGNPLLPYEGNVEKTSVQFKDGNKKWAGYQQDRIVVVKPPPGDQQIERLQLVDVDDPDHGINRPIGTEGEADKSFDTHAELRVPAVTGMTFAAAAQHLVDAGLVMTYGGDSLPADDALVTASQPTEGSTLEWGAAVTLSVQGGPDDSGGGTTTPPDSGGATTGPGGSSTGPGESSTGPGESSSGSGGSDPSPGTTSPAPSNGSSGPSSPGGGSPSGGGSDSPGTSTPPGSGSGGGTSSLPPPSSQTPPSTPPPSTPTSASAVPTKTESASAGPTATGPTATAPSSAEPTSGSAPASSALS; translated from the coding sequence ATGACATTTCGCGTGTCCATGCAAAGGGCCGGATTAACGGCGGCCCACAGGATCGCTTTACTGCTGGTCGGCGTGCTGATGGTCAGCGGATGCAGCAAATCCGAACAGTTGTCCGTGGTGCGGGCCATTGCCGCCGGGATATCGCAGGCCAATCCCTTCTTCTCGGAGGACGGCAGCCTCGGCAAGGACATGAGCCTCCCCGAGGCCCGCCCGAGCGGCGGCATACAGGCGAGCAACAGCCCTGGGCTGTACGGCGGCGCGACCGGCGGAGACGACGGCGGGGACGACGGCGCGACGGGCGGGGACGACGGTTCGTCGGGGCAGGGTGATGACGATGGGGCCACCGGTGAATTCGGCGGCTCGACGAAACCCGGCACCTGCGATGCGGAGAAGCTCAAGAACTTCCTCACCGACAGCAAGAACTCCGCGAAGGCGCAGGAATGGGCGCGGGTGCGGAATATCAGCACGGACGAGATCCCGGGGCATATCGATCAGCTCACACCCGTCGTGCTGCGCCACGACACTCTCGTGACGAATCATGAGTACAAGGACGGCAAGGCCGTCCCCTTCGACGCCTTGCTGCAGACAGGAATCGCGATCCTGGTCGACCCGCAGGGACTGCCCGCGGTGAAGTGCTCCTGCGGTAATCCGCTCCTTCCCTACGAGGGAAACGTCGAGAAGACGTCGGTGCAGTTCAAGGACGGAAACAAGAAGTGGGCCGGCTATCAGCAGGACCGCATCGTGGTCGTCAAGCCGCCGCCCGGAGACCAGCAGATCGAGCGGCTCCAGCTCGTCGACGTCGATGACCCCGACCACGGGATCAACCGCCCGATCGGCACCGAGGGCGAGGCGGACAAGTCCTTCGACACCCACGCGGAACTCAGGGTTCCGGCCGTCACGGGGATGACGTTCGCCGCGGCGGCCCAGCACCTGGTCGACGCGGGCTTGGTGATGACGTACGGCGGCGACTCCCTGCCCGCCGACGACGCCCTCGTCACCGCGTCCCAGCCCACCGAGGGCAGCACCCTCGAGTGGGGCGCGGCCGTGACGCTGTCCGTGCAGGGCGGACCCGACGACAGTGGTGGCGGCACGACCACTCCCCCGGACTCCGGAGGAGCCACCACGGGCCCGGGCGGATCGAGCACCGGGCCCGGGGAGTCCAGCACCGGCCCCGGGGAGTCCAGCAGCGGGTCGGGCGGATCCGACCCCAGTCCCGGTACGACGTCACCGGCGCCTTCCAACGGGTCGTCCGGCCCCTCGTCGCCGGGCGGCGGATCACCGTCCGGCGGCGGCTCCGACTCGCCGGGGACGTCGACGCCGCCGGGGTCGGGATCGGGCGGTGGGACGAGCTCGTTACCCCCGCCGAGCAGTCAGACGCCGCCGAGTACGCCTCCGCCCAGCACGCCGACCAGCGCGTCGGCCGTCCCCACGAAGACGGAGTCCGCCTCGGCCGGCCCGACAGCTACCGGGCCGACGGCGACCGCACCGTCATCGGCCGAGCCGACGTCCGGCAGCGCACCGGCGTCGAGCGCACTGTCCTGA
- the rocD gene encoding ornithine--oxo-acid transaminase, whose amino-acid sequence MTAPALTRTSEELIRAEAPVLAHNYHPLPVVVARAEGTWVEDVEGRRYLDMLAGYSALNFGHRNPVLIEAAHRQLDRLTLTSRAFHNDRLAQFAQSLAELTGLDMVLPMNTGAEAVESAVKVARKWAYEVKGVAPDQATIVVAADNFHGRTTTIVSFSTDETARAGFGPFTPGFRIVPYNDLAALEAAVDETTAAVLIEPIQGEAGVVIPADGYLAGVRELTRRKGCLFIADEIQSGLGRTGTTLAVEHEAVVPDLLLLGKALGGGIVPVSAVVGRRDVLEVLRPGEHGSTFGGNPLAAAVGSAVVELLETGEFQRRAAELGVVLRDGLAALVGRGVEGFRARGLWAGVDIDPAIGTGREISEGLMREGVLVKDTHGSTIRLAPPLTITGDELRSALGALEKVLTRGA is encoded by the coding sequence ATGACCGCTCCCGCGCTCACGCGTACGTCCGAGGAACTGATCCGCGCCGAGGCGCCCGTCCTCGCGCACAACTACCACCCGCTGCCCGTGGTCGTCGCCCGCGCCGAGGGCACCTGGGTCGAGGACGTCGAGGGCCGTCGCTACCTCGACATGCTGGCGGGCTACTCGGCCCTCAACTTCGGTCACCGCAACCCGGTGCTGATCGAGGCCGCGCACCGCCAGCTCGACCGGCTGACGCTCACCTCGCGCGCCTTCCACAACGACCGGCTCGCCCAGTTCGCCCAGTCGCTGGCCGAGTTGACGGGCCTGGACATGGTGCTGCCGATGAACACGGGCGCGGAGGCGGTGGAGAGCGCCGTCAAGGTGGCCCGCAAGTGGGCGTACGAGGTGAAGGGCGTCGCACCCGACCAGGCGACGATCGTCGTGGCCGCCGACAACTTCCACGGCCGTACGACCACCATCGTCAGCTTCTCCACGGACGAGACGGCCCGCGCGGGCTTCGGGCCCTTCACGCCGGGTTTCCGGATCGTCCCGTACAACGACCTCGCCGCGCTCGAAGCGGCCGTCGACGAGACGACTGCGGCCGTGCTGATCGAGCCCATCCAGGGCGAGGCGGGGGTCGTCATCCCGGCCGACGGCTACCTCGCCGGCGTCCGCGAGCTGACCCGCCGCAAGGGCTGCCTGTTCATCGCGGACGAGATCCAGTCGGGTCTGGGCCGCACGGGCACCACCCTCGCCGTCGAGCACGAGGCGGTCGTCCCGGACCTTCTCCTCCTCGGCAAGGCGCTCGGCGGCGGCATCGTGCCGGTCTCCGCGGTGGTCGGGCGCCGTGACGTGCTCGAAGTACTGCGTCCCGGCGAGCACGGCTCGACCTTCGGCGGCAACCCGCTCGCCGCGGCGGTCGGTTCGGCCGTCGTCGAACTCCTTGAGACCGGTGAATTCCAGCGCAGGGCGGCCGAGTTGGGCGTGGTCCTGCGGGACGGTCTGGCCGCGCTCGTGGGCCGGGGTGTCGAGGGCTTCCGCGCGCGCGGACTGTGGGCGGGCGTGGACATCGATCCCGCCATCGGCACGGGCCGCGAGATCAGCGAGGGCCTGATGCGCGAGGGCGTCCTGGTCAAGGACACGCACGGTTCGACGATCCGGCTGGCCCCTCCGCTGACCATCACCGGCGACGAACTGCGGTCGGCTCTCGGGGCGTTGGAGAAAGTTCTGACGCGAGGCGCCTGA
- a CDS encoding sensor histidine kinase, translating into MSGFIAGLCVAVLPLLAAGFWLGRRTARPGSLGGLGTPVEHATFQTLHTASLAAPPLRAGLTEETAGRSARRLRTLLGTDALCLTDQETVLAWDGVGEHHRTEIMARLAGPLETGRGEAFRLTCEEPDCPLRWAVVAPLTVDERVHGALVACAPRESAVLVRAAGEVARWVSVQLELADLDQSRTRLIEAEIKALRAQISPHFIFNSLAVIASFVRTDPERARELLLEFADFTRYSFRRHGDFTTLADELHAIDHYLALVRARFGDRLSVTLQIAPEVLPVALPFLCLQPLVENAVKHGLEGKTDKSHISITAQDAGAEALVVIEDNGTGMDPDRLRRILAGEVSPSDGIGLSNVDDRLRQVYGDDYGLVIETAVGAGMKITARLPKYQPGVHSAAPLPRQ; encoded by the coding sequence ATGAGCGGCTTCATCGCGGGGCTCTGCGTCGCCGTACTCCCGCTCCTCGCCGCCGGTTTCTGGCTCGGCAGGCGCACCGCGCGGCCCGGGAGCCTCGGGGGGCTCGGCACCCCCGTCGAGCACGCCACCTTCCAGACCCTGCACACCGCTTCGCTCGCCGCACCCCCACTGCGCGCGGGCCTCACCGAGGAGACGGCGGGCCGGTCCGCCCGCCGCCTGCGCACTCTCCTCGGCACCGACGCGCTGTGCCTGACCGACCAGGAGACCGTCCTCGCCTGGGACGGAGTGGGGGAGCACCACCGCACCGAGATCATGGCGCGGCTCGCAGGACCGCTGGAAACCGGCCGAGGCGAGGCCTTCCGTCTCACCTGCGAGGAACCCGACTGCCCGCTGCGCTGGGCCGTCGTCGCCCCGCTCACCGTCGACGAGCGGGTACACGGAGCGCTCGTCGCCTGCGCGCCCCGCGAGTCCGCCGTCCTGGTCCGGGCCGCGGGCGAGGTCGCCCGCTGGGTCTCGGTGCAACTGGAACTCGCCGACCTCGACCAGTCCCGTACCCGCCTGATCGAGGCCGAGATCAAGGCGCTTCGCGCCCAGATATCCCCGCACTTCATCTTCAACTCGCTCGCGGTGATCGCCTCGTTCGTCCGCACTGACCCCGAGCGCGCCCGCGAACTGCTCCTGGAATTCGCCGACTTCACCCGCTACTCGTTCCGCAGGCACGGCGACTTCACCACCCTCGCCGACGAACTGCACGCCATCGACCACTACTTGGCGCTGGTCAGGGCCCGCTTCGGGGACCGCCTCTCGGTCACGCTGCAGATCGCGCCCGAGGTGCTGCCGGTGGCGCTGCCCTTCCTCTGCCTCCAGCCGCTCGTGGAGAACGCCGTCAAGCACGGACTCGAGGGCAAGACCGACAAGAGCCACATCAGCATCACCGCGCAGGACGCGGGCGCCGAGGCACTCGTCGTCATCGAGGACAACGGCACAGGCATGGACCCCGACCGGCTGCGCCGCATCCTGGCCGGAGAGGTCAGCCCCTCGGACGGCATCGGACTGTCCAACGTCGACGACCGGCTGCGCCAGGTGTACGGGGACGACTACGGCCTTGTCATCGAGACCGCGGTGGGAGCGGGCATGAAGATCACCGCCCGGCTGCCGAAATACCAGCCGGGCGTACATTCGGCCGCGCCGCTCCCGCGCCAGTGA